In the genome of Bubalus kerabau isolate K-KA32 ecotype Philippines breed swamp buffalo chromosome 8, PCC_UOA_SB_1v2, whole genome shotgun sequence, one region contains:
- the LOC129658454 gene encoding olfactory receptor 10AC1-like, giving the protein MASPSNATLPRGFLLQGFAEFPHLRPALFLLLLALHLATLSGNLLILLAVASATTRPPMHLFLCQLSAIELGYTLVVVPRTLADLASPSLGRGSPISFLGCAVQMQMFVALGGAECFLLATMAYDRYVAICHPLRYTAVVTPALCARLALACCLGGLAVSVGLTVAVFHLPFCGSRLLVHFFCDITALLHLACTRSYAEELPLLGACLLLLLLPSLLILASYGAIAGALRRLRSPRGRRKAVSTCASHLTVTFLHYGCATFMYARPKASYSPHRDRALALVYTHVTPLLYPLIYSLRNHEIAAAIRQVLGRWRPRQASGQEGLSV; this is encoded by the coding sequence ATGGCCAGCCCCAGCAACGCCACCCTGCCCCGGGGCTTTCTCCTGCAGGGCTTTGCGGAGTTTCCGCACCTGAGGCCGGcactcttcctgctgctgctggcccTGCACCTGGCCACCCTGAGTGGGAACCTGCTCATCCTGCTGGCCGTGGCCTCGGCGACCACCCGGCCGCCCATGCACCTCTTCCTGTGCCAGCTGTCAGCCATCGAGCTCGGTTACACGCTGGTGGTGGTGCCCCGCACCCTGGCTGACCTGGCCTCACCGAGCCTGGGCCGAGGCAGTCCCATCTCCTTCCTGGGCTGCGCCGTGCAGATGCAGATGTTCGTGGCCCTGGGCGGGGCCGAGTGCTTCCTGCTGGCCACCATGGCTTATGACCGCTACGTGGCCATCTGCCACCCACTCCGCTACACAGCGGTGGTGACCCCCGCGCTGTGCGCGCGGCTGGCCCTGGCCTGTTGCCTCGGGGGCCTGGCGGTGTCCGTGGGGCTCACGGTGGCCGTCTTCCACCTGCCCTTCTGCGGCTCCCGCCTGCTGGTGCACTTCTTCTGCGACATCACAGCGCTGCTGCACCTGGCCTGCACACGGAGCTACGCCGAGGAGCTGCCTCTGCTGGgcgcctgcctgctgctgctgctgctgccctcgCTGCTCATCCTGGCCTCCTACGGCGCCATCGCCGGCGCCCTGCGCCGCCTGCGCTCTCCGCGGGGCCGCCGCAAGGCCGTCTCCACCTGCGCCTCGCACCTGACCGTCACCTTCCTGCACTACGGCTGCGCCACCTTCATGTACGCGCGGCCCAAAGCCAGCTACTCCCCGCACCGGGACCGCGCGCTGGCGCTGGTCTACACCCACGTGACGCCGCTGCTCTACCCGCTCATCTACAGCCTGCGCAACCACGAGATCGCCGCGGCCATCCGCCAGGTGCTGGGGCGCTGGCGACCCCGCCAGGCGTCGGGTCAGGAGGGTCTGTCTGTGTGA